A genome region from Bacteroides stercoris ATCC 43183 includes the following:
- a CDS encoding DUF4301 family protein, with product MITLQDKELLAKKGISEEQIAEQLACFEKGFPYLKLSAAASVEQGILAPDADEQKKYLNAWEAYTQTDKTVVKFVPASGAASRMFKNLFEFLGAEYDAPQSDFEKTFFGKIGKFAFYDDLNAACLKTTSKDIPALIAAGNYKAVVAALLESAGLNYGALPKGLLKFHKYEDGSRTPLEEHLVEGALYAANKSGKVNVHFTVSPEHRALFKALVDEKAAAYARKYGVDYNISFSEQKPSTDTVAADMENKPFRDNGKLLFRPGGHGALIENLNDLDADVIFIKNIDNVVPDKLKGDTVLYKKLIAGVLITLQQQAFAYLQLLDSGKYTHEQVLDILQFVQKKLFCKNPETKNLEDAELVIYLKEKLNRPMRVCGMVKNVGEPGGGPFLAYNSDGTISLQILESSQIDMNDPEKKDMFEKGTHFNPVDLVCAVRDYKGHKFDLVKYVDKATGFISYKSKNGKDLKALELPGLWNGAMSDWNTVFVEVPLTTFNPVKTVNDLLREQHQ from the coding sequence ATGATAACACTCCAAGACAAAGAACTACTTGCCAAGAAAGGCATATCGGAAGAACAGATAGCCGAACAGCTGGCCTGCTTCGAAAAGGGATTTCCATATTTAAAGTTGTCTGCCGCTGCTTCCGTGGAGCAGGGTATACTGGCTCCGGATGCCGATGAGCAGAAAAAATATCTGAATGCGTGGGAAGCATATACTCAGACAGACAAAACGGTGGTGAAATTTGTTCCGGCATCGGGCGCGGCAAGCCGTATGTTTAAGAATTTATTTGAATTCCTCGGAGCGGAATACGATGCTCCGCAGTCGGACTTTGAGAAAACATTCTTCGGGAAAATCGGGAAGTTCGCTTTCTATGACGACCTGAACGCCGCTTGCCTGAAAACAACCAGCAAGGATATTCCCGCTCTGATTGCCGCCGGCAATTACAAGGCGGTGGTTGCCGCCCTGCTCGAATCGGCAGGATTGAATTACGGCGCGCTTCCGAAAGGATTGCTGAAGTTTCATAAATACGAGGACGGCAGCCGTACCCCGCTCGAAGAACATCTGGTGGAAGGTGCGCTTTATGCTGCCAACAAGAGCGGTAAGGTAAACGTGCACTTCACCGTATCTCCCGAACACCGTGCGCTGTTCAAGGCGTTGGTAGACGAGAAAGCCGCGGCTTATGCCAGAAAGTACGGCGTGGATTACAACATCAGCTTCTCCGAGCAGAAACCGAGCACCGATACCGTTGCCGCCGATATGGAGAACAAGCCTTTCCGCGATAACGGCAAGCTTCTGTTCCGTCCGGGCGGTCACGGCGCATTGATAGAGAACCTGAACGACCTCGATGCCGATGTCATCTTCATTAAGAACATCGACAACGTAGTGCCCGATAAACTGAAAGGCGATACCGTATTATATAAGAAGCTGATTGCCGGTGTGCTCATCACCTTGCAGCAGCAGGCTTTTGCCTATCTGCAACTGCTGGACAGCGGCAAGTACACGCACGAGCAGGTTCTCGACATCCTGCAGTTTGTACAGAAGAAGCTGTTCTGCAAGAACCCCGAAACGAAGAATCTGGAAGATGCCGAACTGGTGATTTACCTGAAAGAGAAGCTGAACCGTCCGATGCGTGTCTGCGGCATGGTGAAGAACGTAGGCGAGCCGGGTGGCGGTCCGTTCCTTGCTTACAACAGCGACGGTACGATTTCCCTGCAAATCCTCGAAAGTTCTCAGATTGACATGAATGACCCTGAGAAGAAGGATATGTTTGAAAAAGGTACGCACTTCAATCCGGTAGACCTGGTATGTGCAGTGCGCGACTATAAGGGCCATAAGTTCGATTTGGTGAAGTATGTGGACAAGGCTACGGGCTTCATCTCCTATAAGTCGAAGAACGGCAAAGACCTGAAAGCTCTGGAACTTCCCGGATTGTGGAACGGTGCCATGAGCGACTGGAATACGGTCTTTGTAGAAGTACCTCTGACTACATTCAATCCGGTAAAGACGGTGAATGACCTGTTGAGAGAACAGCACCAGTGA
- the dnaB gene encoding replicative DNA helicase, with product MAEQRRTTRTPKSKSPQPVNDYGRIQPQAPELEEAVLGALMIEKDAYSLVSEILRPESFYEHRHQLIYSAITDLAVNQKPVDILTVKEQLAKRGDLEEVGGPFYITQLSSKVASSAHIEYHARIIAQKALARELITFTSNIQSKAFDETLDVDDLMQEAEGKLFEISQQNMKKDYTQINPVIAEAYDLIQKAAARTDGLSGLESGFTKLDKMTSGWQNSDLIIIAARPAMGKTAFVLSMAKNIAVNFRNPVALFSLEMSNVQLVNRLISNVCEIPSEKIKSGQLADYEWQQLDYKLRDLLDAPLYVDDTPSLSVFELRTKARRLVREHGVKVIIIDYLQLMNASGMSFGSRQEEVSTISRSLKGLAKELNIPIIALSQLNRGVENREGEEGKRPQLSDLRESGAIEQDADMVCFIHRPEYYKIYTSADGTDLRGMAEIIIAKHRNGAVGDVRLRFIGQYTRFQNPEDDMVIPPPTEGMGGATFGSRMNAPIGSPSTPPPPSASDYMPQTDNPFGGVGLDGPVPF from the coding sequence GTGGCAGAACAAAGACGAACAACCCGCACCCCGAAGTCGAAATCACCTCAGCCGGTCAACGATTACGGGCGTATCCAGCCGCAGGCGCCGGAACTGGAAGAAGCCGTTTTGGGTGCATTGATGATCGAGAAAGACGCTTATTCGCTGGTGAGCGAAATTCTCCGTCCCGAATCTTTTTACGAACACCGGCATCAGCTGATATACTCCGCTATCACAGACCTTGCCGTCAATCAGAAACCGGTGGACATTCTCACCGTGAAGGAGCAGCTTGCCAAGCGCGGAGATTTGGAAGAGGTGGGCGGCCCGTTCTACATCACCCAGCTCAGCAGCAAGGTGGCATCCTCTGCGCATATCGAGTATCACGCCCGTATCATTGCCCAAAAGGCGTTGGCGCGTGAGCTGATAACTTTCACCAGTAACATACAGTCCAAAGCATTCGACGAGACGCTCGATGTGGACGACCTGATGCAGGAAGCCGAAGGCAAGCTCTTCGAGATTTCGCAGCAGAACATGAAGAAGGACTATACGCAAATCAATCCGGTCATTGCCGAAGCGTACGACCTTATTCAGAAAGCCGCCGCCCGTACCGACGGTTTGAGCGGTCTTGAGAGCGGATTTACGAAACTGGACAAGATGACTTCCGGCTGGCAGAACTCCGACCTCATTATCATAGCCGCCCGTCCTGCCATGGGTAAGACGGCGTTCGTGCTCTCCATGGCGAAGAACATTGCCGTGAACTTCCGCAATCCCGTTGCCTTGTTCTCCCTTGAAATGAGCAACGTACAGTTGGTGAACCGTCTTATCTCCAACGTGTGCGAGATACCGAGCGAGAAAATCAAAAGCGGACAGCTTGCCGATTACGAATGGCAGCAGTTGGACTATAAGCTGCGCGACCTGCTGGATGCGCCTCTGTACGTGGATGATACTCCCTCGCTTTCCGTATTCGAACTTCGTACCAAGGCCCGCCGTCTGGTTCGCGAGCATGGGGTGAAGGTAATTATTATCGACTACCTGCAATTGATGAATGCCAGCGGCATGTCGTTCGGCAGCCGTCAGGAAGAGGTGAGTACGATTTCGCGTTCTTTGAAGGGGTTGGCCAAGGAGTTGAACATTCCCATTATTGCCCTGTCTCAGTTGAACCGTGGTGTAGAGAACCGTGAGGGGGAAGAGGGCAAGCGTCCGCAGTTGAGCGACCTTCGCGAGTCCGGAGCCATCGAGCAGGATGCCGATATGGTGTGCTTCATCCACCGTCCCGAATATTACAAGATTTATACTTCCGCCGACGGCACAGACCTGCGCGGCATGGCGGAAATTATCATAGCCAAGCACCGTAACGGTGCCGTGGGCGATGTGCGCCTGCGCTTTATCGGCCAGTACACCCGCTTCCAGAATCCGGAAGACGATATGGTTATTCCGCCGCCTACCGAGGGTATGGGAGGAGCCACGTTCGGTTCGCGTATGAATGCGCCCATTGGCAGTCCCTCTACACCACCGCCTCCGTCTGCCTCCGACTATATGCCTCAAACGGACAATCCGTTTGGCGGGGTGGGATTGGACGGGCCTGTACCGTTTTAA
- a CDS encoding RelA/SpoT family protein, giving the protein METDEFFTAEEKRLLFVLYRKLLQLSGETLRKGDCRKLKTHLVNSIQNNRIQRDIFGLNPIIKDMQTAVIVAEEIGMRRASILGLMLHDSVRCGTCTAEEVERNYGEDVAGIIRGLIRVNELYAKSPTIESENFRNLLLSFAEDMRVILIMIADRVNIMRQIKECENDEARRQVANEAAYLYAPLAHKLGLYKLKSELEDLSLKYTEKEVYYHIKEKLNETKASRDKYIAAFIAPVQKKLEEAGLHFHIKGRTKSIHSIYQKMKKQKCPFEGVYDLFAIRVILDSQVEKEKLECWQAYSIVTDMYQPNPKRLRDWLSVPKSNGYESLHITVMGPEGKWVEVQIRTERMDEIAERGLAAHWRYKGVKGESGLDEWLTSVREALENSDSSGLETMDQFKLDLYEDEVFVFTPKGDLFKLGKGSTVLDFAFHIHSKLGCKCIGAKVNGKNAQLKQILNSGDQVEIMTSNTQTPKQDWLNIVTTSKARTKIRQALKEMAARQHAFAKETLERKFKNRKIEYDEGTMMRLIKRLGFKVVTDFYQSIADETLDVNGIIDKYLELQKRENDTHDDIVYRSAEGYNLQAAALPEETTAKEDVLVIDQNLKGLDFKLARCCNPIYGDEVFGFVTVSGGIKIHRCDCPNASDLRERFGYRIVKARWAGKSQGTQYPITLRVVGHDDIGIVTNITSIISKETGITLRSIGIDSHDGLFSGTLTIMVGDTGRLEALIKKLRTVKGVKQVSRN; this is encoded by the coding sequence ATGGAAACAGATGAATTTTTCACAGCCGAAGAGAAGCGTTTGCTCTTCGTGCTCTACCGAAAATTATTGCAGCTTTCCGGAGAGACGCTCCGCAAGGGCGATTGCAGAAAGCTGAAAACACATCTTGTAAACTCTATACAGAACAACCGCATACAGCGGGATATCTTCGGGCTGAACCCGATTATAAAGGATATGCAGACCGCCGTTATCGTGGCGGAAGAGATAGGCATGAGGCGGGCATCCATCCTGGGACTGATGCTCCACGACTCCGTGCGCTGCGGCACCTGTACCGCCGAAGAAGTGGAACGGAACTACGGCGAGGATGTGGCGGGCATCATACGCGGACTGATACGGGTAAACGAACTTTACGCCAAAAGCCCCACCATCGAGTCGGAGAACTTCCGCAACCTGCTGCTGTCCTTTGCAGAGGACATGCGCGTTATCCTCATCATGATTGCCGACCGCGTGAACATCATGCGCCAGATAAAGGAGTGCGAGAACGACGAAGCACGCAGGCAGGTGGCCAATGAAGCCGCCTATCTGTACGCTCCCCTCGCCCATAAGCTGGGTCTGTACAAACTGAAGTCGGAACTGGAAGACCTTTCGCTGAAGTACACGGAGAAGGAAGTCTACTACCACATCAAGGAGAAACTGAACGAAACCAAGGCATCGCGCGACAAGTATATAGCCGCTTTCATCGCTCCGGTACAGAAGAAGCTGGAAGAGGCGGGACTGCATTTCCACATCAAGGGGCGCACCAAGTCCATCCACTCCATCTACCAGAAGATGAAGAAGCAGAAGTGTCCTTTCGAGGGTGTGTACGACCTGTTTGCCATCCGTGTAATCCTGGACTCCCAAGTGGAAAAAGAGAAGCTGGAGTGCTGGCAGGCATATTCCATTGTAACGGATATGTACCAGCCCAACCCGAAGCGTCTGCGCGACTGGCTGTCCGTGCCCAAGAGCAACGGCTACGAATCGCTGCACATCACCGTCATGGGGCCTGAAGGCAAATGGGTGGAAGTGCAGATACGCACCGAACGCATGGACGAGATAGCCGAACGGGGGCTTGCCGCCCACTGGCGGTACAAGGGCGTGAAAGGCGAAAGCGGACTGGACGAATGGCTGACTTCCGTACGTGAAGCGCTGGAGAACTCCGACAGCAGCGGACTGGAGACCATGGACCAGTTCAAGCTGGACTTATACGAAGACGAAGTGTTCGTCTTTACCCCCAAGGGAGACTTGTTCAAACTGGGCAAGGGTTCCACCGTGCTCGACTTCGCCTTCCACATCCACAGCAAGCTGGGCTGCAAATGTATAGGAGCCAAGGTAAACGGCAAGAACGCACAGTTGAAGCAGATACTGAACAGCGGCGACCAGGTGGAAATCATGACGTCCAATACACAGACGCCCAAGCAGGACTGGCTGAACATTGTCACCACTTCCAAGGCGCGCACCAAGATACGGCAGGCGCTCAAGGAAATGGCTGCCCGCCAGCACGCCTTTGCCAAGGAGACATTGGAACGTAAGTTCAAGAACCGGAAAATAGAGTATGACGAGGGTACGATGATGCGTCTCATCAAGCGGCTCGGCTTCAAGGTGGTGACGGACTTCTACCAGAGCATTGCCGATGAAACGCTCGACGTGAACGGCATCATCGACAAGTACCTCGAACTCCAGAAACGGGAGAACGACACGCACGACGACATCGTGTACCGCAGCGCCGAAGGCTATAACCTGCAGGCTGCCGCCCTGCCCGAAGAGACCACCGCCAAAGAGGACGTGCTCGTCATCGACCAGAACCTGAAAGGGCTGGACTTCAAGCTGGCACGCTGCTGCAATCCTATCTACGGAGATGAGGTATTCGGTTTCGTAACCGTAAGCGGCGGCATCAAGATACACCGCTGCGACTGTCCGAATGCAAGCGACTTGCGCGAACGCTTCGGGTACCGCATCGTAAAGGCACGCTGGGCTGGCAAGTCGCAAGGCACGCAATACCCCATTACGCTGCGTGTGGTGGGACACGACGACATAGGCATCGTTACCAATATCACTTCCATCATCTCCAAAGAGACCGGCATTACGCTGCGGAGCATCGGCATAGACTCGCACGACGGATTATTCTCGGGAACGCTTACCATCATGGTAGGCGACACCGGAAGACTGGAAGCGCTCATCAAGAAGCTGAGGACGGTAAAGGGAGTAAAGCAGGTATCGCGCAACTGA
- a CDS encoding PepSY-like domain-containing protein, which produces MKRFRFCLVAGMLLFISVSTVAKGVPTSIQAAFEKMYPYVANAQWEQMAGCYVAEFVIDGRETDVWFDENAQWVMMENDVESLEKVPAPVAEAFMESIMASMRLRDVRIVTFPKRPAVIVIEVEGYNSGEEFQLFYAPDGKLQRQLNVSELGGEIYPGLFN; this is translated from the coding sequence ATGAAAAGATTCAGATTTTGTTTGGTAGCAGGCATGCTACTGTTTATTTCCGTTTCCACCGTTGCCAAAGGAGTTCCCACAAGCATACAGGCTGCTTTCGAAAAGATGTACCCGTATGTTGCAAATGCCCAGTGGGAACAGATGGCAGGATGTTACGTAGCAGAATTCGTTATTGACGGCAGGGAAACAGATGTGTGGTTCGATGAAAATGCCCAATGGGTAATGATGGAGAATGATGTGGAGTCGCTGGAGAAAGTTCCCGCTCCCGTTGCGGAAGCATTTATGGAAAGCATTATGGCTTCCATGAGATTGAGGGATGTAAGGATAGTCACGTTTCCCAAACGTCCTGCGGTAATCGTTATCGAAGTGGAAGGCTACAACTCCGGTGAAGAATTCCAACTGTTCTATGCACCGGACGGAAAGCTGCAACGGCAACTGAATGTGAGTGAACTGGGCGGAGAGATTTACCCGGGACTCTTTAATTAA
- the purT gene encoding formate-dependent phosphoribosylglycinamide formyltransferase, giving the protein MKKILLLGSGELGKEFVISAQRKGQYIIACDSYAGAPAMQVADECEVFSMLDGEALERVVRKHRPDIIVPEIEAIRTERLYDFEKEGIQVVPSARAVNFTMNRKAIRDLAAKELGLKTARYFYAKSLDELKAAAEKIGFPCVVKPLMSSSGKGQSLVKSADELEHAWEYGCNGSRGDIKELIIEEFIKFDSEITLLTVTQKNGPTLFCPPIGHVQKGGDYRESFQPAHIDPAHLKEAQDMAEKVTRALTGAGLWGVEFFLSHENGVYFSELSPRPHDTGMVTLAGTQNLNEFELHCRAVLGLPIPGIKQERIGASAVILSPIASQERPNYRGMEEVTKEEDTYLRIFGKPTTRVNRRMGVVLCYAPLDSDLDALRDKAKRIAAKVEVY; this is encoded by the coding sequence ATGAAAAAGATTTTACTGTTAGGTTCCGGTGAACTGGGTAAAGAGTTTGTAATTTCAGCTCAACGTAAAGGGCAATATATCATAGCCTGCGACTCTTACGCCGGAGCACCCGCCATGCAGGTGGCGGACGAGTGCGAAGTGTTCAGCATGCTGGACGGGGAAGCATTGGAACGTGTGGTGCGTAAACACCGGCCGGACATTATAGTACCCGAAATAGAGGCTATCCGTACGGAACGCCTGTACGATTTCGAGAAAGAAGGTATTCAGGTTGTGCCCAGCGCGCGTGCGGTCAACTTTACAATGAACCGTAAGGCTATCCGCGACCTTGCTGCCAAGGAACTGGGACTGAAAACAGCCAGATACTTCTATGCCAAATCCCTGGATGAGCTGAAGGCTGCTGCCGAAAAAATCGGTTTCCCCTGTGTGGTAAAGCCGCTGATGTCCTCTTCCGGTAAGGGGCAGTCGCTCGTAAAGAGTGCCGACGAACTGGAGCATGCCTGGGAGTACGGCTGCAACGGAAGCCGTGGCGACATCAAGGAGCTTATCATTGAGGAGTTTATCAAGTTCGATAGTGAAATCACCTTGCTGACGGTTACCCAAAAGAATGGCCCTACCTTGTTCTGCCCGCCTATCGGACATGTGCAGAAAGGCGGCGACTATCGCGAGAGCTTTCAGCCTGCCCATATCGACCCTGCTCATTTAAAGGAAGCGCAGGATATGGCGGAGAAAGTGACCCGTGCCCTGACCGGCGCCGGTTTGTGGGGAGTGGAATTCTTCCTGAGCCACGAGAACGGCGTTTACTTCTCCGAACTCTCTCCGCGTCCGCACGATACGGGTATGGTGACACTGGCAGGAACACAGAACCTGAACGAATTTGAATTGCATTGCCGCGCCGTACTCGGTTTGCCCATTCCGGGTATCAAGCAGGAGCGGATAGGGGCGAGTGCCGTTATTCTTTCGCCCATTGCCAGTCAGGAGCGTCCCAACTACCGCGGCATGGAAGAGGTGACCAAAGAAGAAGATACTTACTTGCGTATCTTCGGCAAGCCTACCACCCGCGTCAATCGCCGTATGGGTGTTGTATTGTGCTATGCCCCGTTGGACAGCGACCTCGATGCGCTGCGCGATAAAGCCAAACGGATAGCCGCGAAAGTAGAAGTGTACTGA
- the ispE gene encoding 4-(cytidine 5'-diphospho)-2-C-methyl-D-erythritol kinase produces MLTFPNAKINLGLNITEKRPDGYHNLETIFYPIPVEDALEINPLREGDGKYCLHQAGMEITGEAENNLVVKAYKLLDGLFDLPPVDIHLFKHIPSGAGLGGGSADAAFMLKMLNEKFGLGLSTGTLEEYAARLGADCAFFIRNAPTYAEGIGNVFSPISLSLKGYQLWLVKPDIFVSTRDAFSQIKPHRPERSLKETVQLPIEAWKEYMVNDFEESVFPQFPAIGAIKEEMYRQGAVYASMSGSGSSVYGLFAADAVLPDVDFGEKAFVYKGKLTV; encoded by the coding sequence ATGCTTACTTTTCCGAATGCTAAAATAAACCTGGGACTGAATATTACAGAAAAACGACCGGACGGCTACCATAACCTGGAGACCATCTTCTACCCTATTCCCGTGGAAGATGCGCTGGAAATAAACCCGCTGCGCGAGGGTGACGGAAAATATTGCCTGCATCAGGCAGGTATGGAAATAACGGGAGAAGCGGAAAACAACCTCGTGGTGAAGGCGTATAAGCTGCTGGACGGGTTGTTCGACCTGCCGCCGGTGGATATTCATCTGTTCAAGCATATCCCATCGGGGGCCGGATTGGGTGGCGGCTCGGCAGATGCTGCATTTATGCTGAAAATGCTGAATGAGAAGTTCGGCCTTGGACTGAGTACCGGGACTCTGGAAGAGTATGCCGCCCGCCTGGGAGCGGATTGCGCTTTCTTCATCCGGAATGCTCCTACCTATGCGGAAGGCATCGGAAATGTGTTCTCGCCTATATCCTTGTCGCTGAAAGGGTATCAGCTCTGGCTGGTAAAACCGGATATATTCGTTTCCACACGGGATGCTTTCTCACAAATAAAGCCGCACCGTCCGGAACGGTCACTGAAGGAGACGGTGCAGCTGCCCATTGAAGCATGGAAAGAGTATATGGTGAATGACTTCGAAGAGAGCGTGTTCCCGCAGTTTCCCGCTATCGGGGCAATCAAGGAAGAAATGTACCGGCAAGGCGCTGTCTATGCTTCGATGAGCGGTTCGGGATCATCGGTGTACGGACTGTTTGCGGCGGATGCCGTATTGCCGGATGTAGACTTCGGTGAAAAAGCATTCGTATATAAAGGGAAACTGACCGTTTAA